A single region of the Lactobacillus isalae genome encodes:
- a CDS encoding MBL fold metallo-hydrolase: protein MTSKPKTTVTFYNGLTTIGGPMIEVAYDKSHVLFDLGEVYRPELGLKMEDEDFDTLLKYQLIGDVPNFYDPKVTGKEIDHERWEHSAAYISHLHLDHSKAMNLLAPEIPLYAGPLTAALLPVLNRDGEFLLPAADKPKNYTRPIIAAKLNEPIQVGDITLTVVPSDHDAYGATGLIVKTPDKTIVHTGDIRLHGYHPDWVRKFMAAGKGCDMLIIEGTGVSWPERSEDDSEEFKGVKNEVELTQRIVQYQKDNPKRQLTFNTYPTNVERILRIISDSPRKVVLHAKRAELLKLALKQDVPYYYLPEDEKIDALDPDLEISYQDLLKDDHQYFWQVVGHYDQLQEGGLYIHSNAEPLGDFDPAYAPFIENIEKRGIELITLRCSGHADVAELKEIIAGFEPKILAPVHTLHPELEENPFGERILPKRGEVFTLS from the coding sequence ATGACCTCAAAGCCTAAAACAACGGTAACTTTTTATAATGGGCTAACTACCATTGGTGGACCAATGATTGAAGTGGCCTATGATAAGTCGCATGTATTATTTGATCTAGGAGAAGTGTATCGTCCAGAATTAGGGCTAAAGATGGAAGATGAAGATTTTGATACACTTCTTAAGTATCAATTAATTGGCGATGTACCTAATTTCTATGATCCTAAAGTTACAGGAAAAGAAATTGATCATGAACGTTGGGAACATAGTGCAGCATATATTTCTCACCTTCACTTAGATCACAGCAAGGCGATGAATTTGTTAGCTCCAGAAATCCCCTTATATGCGGGACCACTAACAGCAGCTTTATTGCCTGTGTTAAATCGTGATGGAGAATTTTTGCTTCCAGCAGCTGATAAGCCTAAGAACTATACTCGTCCAATAATTGCTGCTAAGTTAAATGAACCAATTCAAGTTGGTGATATAACTTTAACAGTTGTACCAAGTGACCACGATGCTTATGGGGCAACAGGGTTAATTGTAAAGACGCCAGATAAGACAATCGTTCATACCGGTGATATACGGCTACATGGCTATCATCCTGACTGGGTGCGTAAATTTATGGCAGCTGGTAAGGGATGTGATATGCTAATCATCGAGGGTACTGGTGTTTCATGGCCAGAGCGTAGTGAGGATGATAGTGAAGAGTTTAAAGGTGTTAAGAATGAAGTTGAATTAACACAAAGAATAGTTCAATATCAAAAAGATAATCCGAAACGTCAACTGACTTTTAATACCTATCCTACAAATGTAGAGAGAATTTTGAGAATTATTTCGGATTCGCCTCGAAAAGTAGTCCTTCATGCTAAACGTGCTGAACTATTAAAGTTAGCATTAAAGCAAGATGTTCCTTATTATTACTTGCCAGAAGATGAAAAAATTGATGCGCTCGATCCTGATCTTGAAATTAGTTATCAAGATCTTTTAAAGGATGATCATCAATATTTCTGGCAGGTAGTTGGTCATTATGATCAACTACAAGAAGGAGGTTTATACATTCATAGTAATGCTGAGCCTCTGGGGGATTTTGATCCAGCTTATGCTCCGTTTATTGAAAATATTGAAAAGCGTGGAATTGAACTGATAACTTTACGTTGCTCAGGACATGCGGATGTAGCTGAATTAAAAGAAATAATTGCGGGTTTTGAGCCAAAGATCCTGGCTCCGGTGCACACATTGCATCCTGAATTAGAAGAAAACCCATTTGGAGAACGGATTTTACCTAAGCGCGGAGAAGTTTTTACGCTTAGTTAA
- a CDS encoding ABC transporter ATP-binding protein yields MSEDKFIQVNNLEKTYENGYQAIKSVSFSVKKGDLVCLLGPSGCGKTTTLNMIAGLLNPTGGDIIVNGKSLLNVAPKDRNIGYVFQNYALYPHMTVLQNVMFPMTVGKNKKPKDEAEKIAQKFMKLTHIEELADQKPGNLSGGQQQRVSIARALVQEPQILLMDEPLSNLDARLRLKIREEIRNLVKEVGITTLFVTHDQEEALSIGDKIILFHNGVIQQDDEGQDLYLEPNNQFVANFIGNPVIDNFDVKVSDDKIIGSDFEIPVEKLNSSKFRSELVDGDYTLSIRPENLKLANDGELSEVIDDIELIGRERVLKFTHAGSSQRALIDLEQEVKRGDKVKFKMNLDRVYLFKPDGERIY; encoded by the coding sequence ATGAGCGAAGATAAATTCATTCAGGTAAATAACCTAGAAAAAACTTATGAGAATGGATACCAAGCAATTAAATCTGTTAGCTTTTCTGTAAAGAAAGGCGATTTGGTATGTTTATTAGGACCTAGTGGTTGTGGAAAAACGACAACTTTGAATATGATTGCTGGATTATTGAATCCGACTGGAGGAGACATCATTGTAAATGGTAAGTCTCTTCTTAATGTTGCGCCTAAGGACCGTAACATTGGATATGTTTTCCAAAATTATGCACTCTATCCTCACATGACGGTCTTACAAAACGTAATGTTCCCAATGACTGTTGGAAAGAATAAAAAGCCAAAGGATGAGGCAGAAAAAATTGCTCAAAAATTTATGAAGTTAACTCATATTGAAGAGTTAGCTGACCAAAAGCCAGGTAACCTTTCTGGTGGACAACAGCAACGTGTTTCAATTGCACGTGCTTTAGTGCAAGAACCACAGATTTTGTTAATGGATGAACCATTAAGTAACTTAGATGCACGTTTGCGTTTAAAGATTCGTGAAGAAATTCGTAATTTGGTTAAAGAAGTAGGTATTACTACTTTATTTGTTACACACGATCAAGAAGAAGCCTTATCAATCGGTGATAAGATTATTCTTTTCCATAATGGAGTAATTCAACAAGATGATGAGGGACAAGATCTTTACCTAGAGCCTAACAATCAATTTGTAGCTAACTTCATTGGTAATCCTGTAATTGATAATTTTGACGTTAAAGTATCAGACGATAAAATTATTGGTTCAGATTTTGAAATCCCAGTTGAAAAATTAAATAGTTCAAAATTTAGAAGTGAATTAGTAGATGGAGATTACACATTAAGTATTCGTCCAGAAAATTTAAAGTTAGCTAATGATGGTGAACTTTCTGAAGTAATTGATGACATTGAATTAATTGGACGTGAGCGAGTATTAAAATTCACTCATGCTGGAAGCAGCCAACGTGCATTAATTGATTTAGAACAAGAAGTAAAACGCGGAGATAAGGTTAAGTTTAAGATGAACTTAGACCGCGTGTACTTATTTAAGCCAGATGGGGAGCGAATCTATTAA
- a CDS encoding extracellular solute-binding protein yields MKFTKKFAAVAVAALALVGTTACSNSKSNDSSSSKSADIPTKITKKTTVVFWHGMTGTQEKTLQSLTKDFEKKNPNITIKLENQGKYNDLQAKINSTLQSPNNLPTITQAYPGWLLNAANSKRLVDMTPYINNTKIGWGSAKKSDIREELLKGAQIKGTQYGIPFNKSVEMLTYNKDLLDKYGVKVPKTMSELKAASKKIYEKSNHKVVGAGFDSLSNYYVLGMKDEGVNFSKNINFTGSKSKKVINYYADGIKDGYFKTAGSAGYLSGDFSNQKIAMFVGTSAGEGFVKMGVGNKFQYGVAPRPSKYNMQQGTDIYMFNKGTAQQKAAAFMYIKYLLGKDQQLTWADKTGYIPVTNNVINSSAYKDSTKTKVPAQLDKAMKHLYSVPVVKNSNAAYTDLNSIMQNIFAKAKKGQNWNSQVDAGKTKFQSAWNQ; encoded by the coding sequence ATGAAGTTCACTAAAAAATTTGCAGCAGTTGCAGTTGCTGCTTTAGCCCTTGTAGGCACTACTGCTTGCTCAAATTCTAAGAGTAATGATAGTTCAAGCAGTAAGTCTGCTGATATTCCAACTAAGATTACTAAGAAGACCACTGTTGTTTTCTGGCACGGTATGACTGGAACTCAGGAAAAGACTTTACAAAGCTTAACTAAGGATTTTGAAAAGAAGAATCCTAACATTACTATTAAGCTTGAAAACCAAGGTAAGTACAATGATTTGCAAGCAAAGATTAACTCAACTTTGCAATCACCAAACAACTTACCAACAATTACACAAGCTTATCCTGGTTGGCTTTTGAACGCAGCTAACAGCAAACGCTTAGTTGATATGACACCTTACATTAACAATACTAAGATTGGTTGGGGTTCAGCTAAGAAGAGTGATATCCGTGAAGAATTATTAAAGGGTGCTCAAATTAAGGGTACTCAATACGGTATTCCATTTAATAAATCTGTTGAAATGCTAACTTACAACAAAGATTTATTAGATAAATACGGTGTTAAAGTACCAAAGACTATGTCTGAATTAAAGGCAGCTTCTAAGAAAATTTACGAAAAGAGTAACCACAAAGTTGTTGGTGCTGGATTTGATTCACTTTCAAACTACTACGTTTTAGGTATGAAAGATGAAGGCGTAAACTTCTCTAAGAACATTAACTTTACTGGTTCTAAGTCTAAGAAAGTAATTAATTACTATGCTGATGGTATTAAGGATGGTTACTTCAAGACTGCTGGTTCAGCTGGCTACCTTTCAGGTGACTTTTCTAACCAAAAGATTGCTATGTTTGTAGGTACTAGTGCTGGTGAAGGATTTGTTAAGATGGGTGTTGGCAACAAGTTCCAATACGGGGTTGCACCTCGTCCTTCTAAGTACAACATGCAACAAGGTACTGATATTTACATGTTTAACAAGGGTACTGCTCAACAAAAGGCAGCTGCCTTCATGTACATTAAGTACTTGTTAGGTAAGGACCAACAATTAACTTGGGCTGATAAGACTGGATACATTCCTGTAACTAACAATGTAATTAATTCTAGTGCTTACAAGGATTCAACTAAGACTAAAGTTCCTGCTCAATTAGATAAGGCAATGAAGCACTTATACAGCGTTCCTGTAGTGAAGAACAGTAATGCAGCATATACTGACTTGAATTCAATTATGCAAAATATCTTTGCTAAAGCAAAGAAGGGTCAAAATTGGAATTCACAGGTTGATGCTGGTAAAACTAAGTTCCAAAGTGCTTGGAATCAATAA
- a CDS encoding DUF1304 domain-containing protein, which produces MILRNIGVILTILVGIEHIGIMWLEIFGKPELQAKSFDMDINFVKQPAAKTALANQGIYNGMLGLLILIVFFFFKIPTLITVWQLLLAFVIVVAIFGGFTASKKIFVVQMLPALIAFILLFF; this is translated from the coding sequence ATGATTTTAAGAAATATTGGAGTTATTCTAACTATCCTTGTTGGAATAGAACATATCGGAATTATGTGGTTAGAAATCTTTGGCAAGCCTGAACTACAAGCTAAGTCGTTTGACATGGATATAAATTTTGTTAAACAACCTGCTGCCAAGACAGCATTAGCTAACCAAGGTATCTATAATGGGATGCTGGGACTATTAATTCTAATCGTATTTTTCTTCTTTAAAATACCAACTTTAATTACAGTATGGCAACTTTTACTTGCATTTGTCATCGTAGTCGCCATTTTCGGCGGCTTTACAGCAAGTAAAAAGATTTTTGTTGTTCAAATGTTACCAGCATTAATTGCATTTATTCTACTTTTCTTTTAA
- a CDS encoding MarR family winged helix-turn-helix transcriptional regulator gives MTTTVKEDILRQIGSISRALDSIANIEFKDLKLNRGQYLYLTRIFEHPGIISDRLATLLNVDRTTTARGVRKLEQVGLILKKDDKSNKKIKHLYVTDSGEKLAKEIEKENVYSNELVTKGLSKSEQAELQKYLSIIEKNASENWSFVKNGGKREY, from the coding sequence ATAACGACAACGGTAAAAGAAGACATTTTGAGACAAATTGGTTCAATCTCACGAGCCTTAGATTCAATTGCTAATATTGAATTTAAGGATTTGAAATTAAATCGTGGTCAGTACTTGTACCTAACTCGTATTTTTGAACATCCAGGAATTATTTCTGATCGTTTAGCTACATTATTAAATGTAGATCGTACAACTACGGCCCGTGGAGTTAGAAAACTAGAACAGGTAGGTCTTATTTTAAAAAAAGACGATAAATCAAATAAGAAAATTAAACATTTGTATGTTACAGATTCAGGCGAAAAATTAGCTAAAGAAATAGAAAAAGAAAATGTCTACTCAAATGAATTGGTAACAAAAGGATTAAGTAAATCAGAACAAGCCGAATTGCAAAAATATTTAAGTATTATCGAAAAAAACGCTAGTGAAAATTGGAGTTTTGTAAAAAATGGTGGAAAGAGGGAATATTAA
- a CDS encoding DNA/RNA non-specific endonuclease, whose product MAKRRKYRRRKKNTVASWIVALIIIIWGGWFKLNSSNQNSNQTQTSNSSQQVVNNATTADTNYGGLSNTDYQKLANLDFKSGDKTYVYVNNNKSTLIKNAWKVNKVIYSNLDNLNRTSHSNTAFLEPRNVANDSLRVRQFINPTAWHSNRENGTQIYNRGHLIAYSISAGIDQDGNYNPNNQSGDQNNPKNLFTQTAFSNQKIQTIFESKVRNSLKQGNKIIFQATPIFRGNELMARGINLQAISLTSNLNFNVYLFNVQPDYVFDYNNGRAKIDRNMVVNQ is encoded by the coding sequence ATGGCAAAAAGAAGAAAGTATCGAAGAAGGAAGAAAAATACAGTAGCAAGTTGGATTGTAGCTCTCATAATCATTATTTGGGGTGGATGGTTCAAGCTTAATTCTTCAAATCAAAATTCAAATCAAACTCAAACATCAAATAGTTCTCAGCAAGTAGTGAATAACGCTACAACGGCTGATACTAACTATGGTGGTCTATCTAATACAGATTATCAAAAATTAGCTAATTTAGATTTCAAAAGTGGCGACAAGACTTATGTTTACGTGAATAATAATAAGTCAACGCTTATTAAGAATGCATGGAAAGTGAATAAAGTAATTTATTCTAATTTGGATAATTTAAATCGAACTTCGCATTCTAATACAGCATTTTTAGAGCCGAGAAACGTTGCGAATGATTCTCTTAGAGTGCGGCAATTTATTAATCCTACTGCATGGCACTCAAATCGTGAAAATGGAACGCAAATCTATAACCGTGGACACTTGATTGCTTACTCAATTTCAGCGGGTATTGATCAGGATGGAAACTATAATCCTAACAATCAATCAGGTGATCAAAATAATCCTAAGAATTTGTTTACGCAGACAGCTTTTTCTAATCAAAAAATTCAAACAATCTTTGAAAGCAAAGTGCGCAACTCATTAAAACAAGGAAATAAGATTATTTTTCAAGCAACGCCAATTTTTAGAGGAAATGAATTAATGGCACGCGGGATTAATTTACAAGCAATCAGCTTAACTAGTAATTTAAACTTTAATGTTTATCTTTTTAATGTGCAGCCTGATTATGTGTTTGATTATAATAATGGTAGGGCTAAAATAGATCGTAATATGGTGGTTAATCAATAA
- a CDS encoding carbohydrate ABC transporter permease has translation MKKKKLRWGMIFVYLFIGIFGIITVFPFIYMILGGLMSYQETTTIPPTLIPKAFRWSNYQKVFEQAPFARYFLNTFITAATTTVVTLFTSILGAFAMTNLKFKGKGLIQLIFLSLLMVPGEAIIFTNYNTIAHLGLLNTYLGLVLPFLTSIFYMYYLQSYFTAISPTIYKAAMIDGASDWEYIWKILVPMSKGGLITVALLSFISGWNSFLWPLLVTNEDNMRLLNNGLAAFASDAGAQTQLQLAAATLTVVPVLIVYFIFRKQIIRGVVRNDLKA, from the coding sequence ATGAAGAAGAAAAAATTACGCTGGGGAATGATTTTTGTCTATCTATTCATTGGAATTTTTGGCATTATAACTGTTTTCCCTTTTATATATATGATTTTAGGTGGTTTAATGTCTTATCAAGAGACTACAACTATTCCGCCAACTTTAATTCCGAAAGCCTTTCGGTGGAGTAACTATCAAAAAGTATTTGAGCAAGCACCATTTGCTAGATATTTCTTGAACACCTTTATTACTGCTGCCACTACAACAGTTGTCACTTTGTTTACTTCAATTCTTGGCGCTTTTGCAATGACAAATCTTAAATTTAAGGGAAAAGGATTAATTCAATTAATCTTTCTGTCATTATTAATGGTTCCGGGAGAAGCAATTATTTTTACGAACTATAACACAATTGCTCACTTAGGCTTATTAAACACATATCTAGGATTGGTTTTACCTTTCTTAACTTCTATCTTCTATATGTACTACTTACAAAGCTACTTCACAGCAATTTCGCCAACAATTTATAAGGCAGCAATGATTGATGGAGCTTCTGATTGGGAATATATTTGGAAGATTCTAGTTCCAATGTCTAAAGGTGGGTTAATTACCGTAGCTTTACTTAGCTTTATTTCTGGCTGGAACTCATTCTTATGGCCATTATTAGTTACAAATGAAGATAATATGCGTTTACTAAACAATGGTTTAGCTGCCTTTGCGTCCGATGCAGGAGCTCAAACTCAATTGCAATTAGCAGCAGCAACCTTGACAGTTGTACCTGTTTTAATTGTTTACTTCATTTTTAGAAAACAAATTATTCGAGGAGTAGTACGTAATGACCTCAAAGCCTAA
- a CDS encoding GNAT family N-acetyltransferase, whose amino-acid sequence MAQSYNIKEVTVADVKELQAVSRQTFLETFGSQNSAENMKEFLNEAYAAEKLKDEIENPNSSFYFLTVADQVAGYLKVNEKDAQTEQVVSNALEVERIYLKQSFQHQGLGLVLIKLAEKIAEEKNKSNIWLGVWEKNYQAQAFYKKDGFERISQHTFVVGEDPQTDFILVKRIK is encoded by the coding sequence ATGGCTCAATCATATAACATAAAAGAAGTGACGGTCGCTGATGTCAAAGAGCTCCAAGCTGTTTCAAGACAGACTTTCTTAGAAACATTTGGCTCTCAGAATAGTGCGGAAAATATGAAAGAGTTTTTAAATGAAGCTTATGCAGCAGAAAAGTTAAAAGATGAAATTGAAAATCCTAATAGTAGTTTTTATTTTTTAACTGTTGCTGATCAAGTAGCGGGCTATTTAAAAGTGAATGAAAAAGATGCACAAACTGAGCAGGTAGTGTCTAATGCATTAGAAGTAGAGAGGATATATTTAAAACAATCTTTTCAGCATCAGGGATTAGGGTTAGTTTTAATTAAACTAGCTGAAAAAATAGCCGAAGAAAAGAATAAGAGCAATATATGGCTCGGTGTTTGGGAGAAAAATTACCAGGCGCAAGCTTTTTATAAAAAAGATGGCTTTGAAAGAATAAGTCAGCACACCTTTGTAGTTGGAGAAGATCCACAGACAGATTTTATTTTAGTTAAAAGGATAAAGTAA
- a CDS encoding C69 family dipeptidase, which produces MNKSKDNCTAMIVGKKATIDGSTIIARDEDGYGGINEKLFVVHEAKDYDEDYVSKYNGLKLHLEGHGCKWTATPTADESEGRWDEQGINEYNVAMSATETEATNARCLGHDPLVENGVDEDSMVYLVLPFVKTAREGVERLGKLIEKYGTGESNGIAFSDHDEVWYFETGAGHQWVAQRVPEDSYAICPNIMVIQDIDFDDHDNFMYASTIRDFVEKNHLNPSTDGKWSFRDIFGTKAEADSYYNTPRTWYGQRLFNPSIEQDPLSQEMPFIRKPEKKIGVEDVEFFLSSHYNGTEYDPMGSFASGDDKKQKMFRSIALDRNQSSCILQIRNDVPKEMAGIQWINFGFYAYSPYVPFYTNIDDTPLNYQKASHMVTPESSAYWLYKSLQVLVEPRYHQFIYQIDNFRDECQSYAVGRVSATDEKAKEMSGKEQTKYLTAANAETAGYITNETKKLMSDLTRQALNSSKFQFERGDNL; this is translated from the coding sequence ATGAATAAAAGCAAAGATAACTGTACGGCAATGATTGTCGGAAAAAAAGCTACAATTGACGGTTCAACTATTATTGCGCGTGATGAAGACGGTTATGGTGGTATTAACGAAAAGCTTTTTGTTGTTCATGAAGCTAAAGATTACGATGAAGATTATGTTTCAAAATATAATGGCTTGAAGCTTCACTTAGAAGGACACGGCTGCAAGTGGACTGCTACTCCAACTGCAGATGAGTCAGAAGGCCGTTGGGATGAACAAGGAATTAATGAGTATAACGTCGCAATGTCTGCAACTGAAACCGAAGCAACTAATGCTCGCTGCTTGGGCCATGATCCATTAGTTGAAAATGGTGTAGATGAAGATTCAATGGTTTATCTTGTTTTACCATTTGTAAAAACTGCACGCGAAGGTGTAGAACGTTTAGGTAAGCTAATTGAAAAGTATGGTACTGGTGAGAGCAATGGGATTGCCTTTTCTGATCATGATGAGGTTTGGTATTTTGAAACCGGTGCTGGCCATCAATGGGTTGCACAAAGAGTTCCAGAAGACTCTTATGCAATTTGTCCTAATATTATGGTTATTCAAGATATCGATTTTGATGATCATGATAACTTTATGTATGCTTCAACTATTAGAGACTTTGTAGAGAAGAATCATTTGAATCCAAGTACTGATGGTAAATGGAGTTTTAGAGATATTTTTGGCACTAAAGCTGAAGCTGATAGCTACTACAACACTCCAAGAACCTGGTATGGTCAAAGATTGTTCAATCCAAGTATTGAACAAGATCCTTTGAGTCAAGAAATGCCATTTATTAGAAAGCCTGAAAAGAAAATTGGCGTTGAAGACGTAGAATTTTTCTTATCAAGTCACTATAACGGAACTGAATATGATCCAATGGGTTCTTTTGCTTCTGGGGATGATAAGAAGCAAAAAATGTTTAGATCAATTGCCTTAGATAGAAACCAATCTAGTTGTATTTTGCAAATTAGAAATGATGTTCCTAAAGAAATGGCTGGTATTCAATGGATTAACTTTGGCTTTTACGCATATAGTCCTTATGTACCTTTCTACACAAATATTGATGACACACCACTTAATTATCAAAAGGCTAGTCATATGGTTACGCCAGAATCGAGTGCTTACTGGCTTTACAAGAGTTTGCAAGTATTAGTAGAGCCAAGATATCATCAATTTATTTACCAAATTGATAACTTCAGAGACGAATGTCAAAGCTATGCCGTAGGCCGTGTTTCAGCCACTGATGAGAAGGCAAAAGAGATGTCTGGAAAAGAACAGACTAAATATTTAACAGCTGCTAATGCAGAAACAGCCGGCTATATTACTAATGAAACTAAGAAATTGATGAGTGATTTAACTAGACAAGCATTAAATTCTTCCAAATTCCAGTTTGAACGTGGCGATAATTTATAA
- a CDS encoding GNAT family N-acetyltransferase: MKFSFKKIDEMTGREAFCIERLRSEVFVSEQKITLPEIDNEDFSAIHVFMLNENKDNALATCRIFKEQNGDWYLGRVVVSKEARRMHLGSKMLEEVHHYLKENGVDRLYCHAQMTAKPFYDYLAYQVKGDTFDEGGIEHVLMYKDL; this comes from the coding sequence ATGAAATTCTCTTTTAAGAAAATTGACGAAATGACAGGGCGTGAGGCTTTTTGTATTGAAAGACTAAGAAGTGAAGTTTTTGTTAGTGAACAAAAAATCACATTACCTGAAATAGATAATGAAGATTTCAGTGCTATTCATGTTTTTATGTTGAATGAAAATAAGGATAACGCTTTAGCTACTTGTCGAATTTTTAAAGAACAAAATGGAGATTGGTATTTAGGTCGTGTAGTAGTTTCAAAAGAAGCGCGTAGAATGCATTTAGGAAGCAAGATGCTGGAAGAAGTTCATCATTATTTAAAAGAAAATGGTGTTGATAGATTATATTGTCATGCGCAAATGACAGCGAAACCTTTTTATGATTACCTTGCCTATCAGGTAAAGGGCGATACCTTTGATGAAGGTGGTATTGAGCACGTTTTAATGTATAAAGATTTATAG
- a CDS encoding carbohydrate ABC transporter permease: MKDNQKKAWLFLAPAIVCVTVFSIWPIVRAFTMSFQGGPLIDLHFNGFSNYQYIFSDPEFWRAIMNTAIYSFLAVPIALIISVALAWFIFSKIKHTAFFETMFFMPYVTSTIAIGIVFRYIFNGEYGLLNFLLKLVHLPQPDWIDNPSLSLVSLIIFGVWSSLAFNIVILMGALRNIEPNYYVLADMYGATSREKFWRITVPQLVPTLAFLLTVNLIGAFKIYTQVYALFNGQAGVGNSAMTAVYYIYNKFQIVGTPGVAMAATVVLFLFILFVTFLQRKLMKKVNS; the protein is encoded by the coding sequence ATGAAAGATAATCAGAAAAAAGCTTGGTTATTCTTAGCACCAGCGATTGTCTGCGTTACAGTATTTAGTATTTGGCCAATTGTACGTGCTTTTACGATGAGTTTTCAGGGTGGCCCATTAATTGATTTACATTTTAATGGCTTCTCAAACTATCAATATATTTTTAGCGATCCAGAATTTTGGCGTGCAATTATGAATACTGCTATATATTCTTTCTTAGCTGTACCAATTGCATTAATAATTTCTGTAGCACTTGCATGGTTCATTTTTTCAAAGATTAAGCATACTGCCTTCTTTGAAACAATGTTCTTTATGCCATATGTAACTAGTACCATCGCAATCGGAATTGTTTTCCGCTATATCTTTAATGGTGAGTACGGTTTATTGAATTTCTTGTTAAAGCTTGTTCACTTACCACAACCTGATTGGATAGATAATCCTAGTTTAAGTTTGGTTTCGCTAATTATTTTTGGTGTTTGGTCATCTTTAGCCTTTAATATCGTTATTTTGATGGGGGCTTTAAGAAATATTGAACCAAATTACTACGTTTTAGCTGATATGTATGGTGCAACCAGCAGAGAAAAATTCTGGCGTATTACGGTACCACAGTTAGTGCCGACTTTAGCCTTTCTTTTAACAGTTAACTTAATCGGTGCATTTAAGATTTATACTCAAGTTTATGCATTATTCAATGGACAAGCCGGAGTAGGAAATTCAGCAATGACAGCAGTTTACTACATTTATAATAAATTCCAAATTGTCGGAACACCTGGTGTGGCTATGGCTGCTACTGTAGTCTTATTCCTATTTATTTTGTTCGTAACTTTCTTACAAAGAAAATTGATGAAAAAGGTGAACAGTTAA